The genomic DNA GCGCGGGGGCCGTGCCCTCGATGTGGCGGGTGGGGCGGGGCAGGACGCGCTCTGGCTCGCGCGGCGCGGCCTGGATGTCACCCTGGTGGATGTCTCGGATGCCGCGCTGGAGCGGGCCACCGCGTCCGCTCATGAGGCGGGACTGCCACTCCGCACGCTGCGCCTGGACCTGGAGGAAGCGCCGCTGCCCCCGGGGCCCTTCGACGTCGTGCTCTGCTTGAACTACCTCTGGCGGCCCCTGTTCGCCGCGTTTCCCGGGGCGCTCGCGCCCGGGGGACTGCTCGTCTTCGCCCAGCCCACCCGGAGCAACCTGCGACGGCATGCGCACCCCTCGGCGCGCTTCCTCCTGGAGGACGGGGAGCTGCCCCGGCTGCTCCAGGGCGTGGAGATCCTGTCGTACACCGAGGACTGGACCGAGGCGGGACGGCACGAGGCGCGGCTGGTGGCGAGGGCCTGAGCGCCGGGGCTGGGGAATGCCGCCCGCTCGGGCGTGGTATCTCCGAGCCTTCTGGCTCCGACAGGCGGGGTGCGCGTGCCGTTCCGGTTCTCCTTCTTCTCCGTCCTCATCCTGACCAGCACGGTGCTGGGCCACGTGTACCTGTACCGGCGCCTGGTGCGCGACACGGTGCGGAGCGTGGCGCTCCGGCGTCTGGCGATGGCGGTGTTCGTCCTCATGAGCGTGCCGCTGATGTTCCGGCGGAGCCTGCGCGATGTCCTGCCCGAGTCCTTCGCGGAGCCGGTGTCGGTGGTGTCCTACGCCTGGATGGGCGTGGCGCTCTTCCTGGTGCTCGCGCTGCTCGTGTGGGACCTGGGCCGGGCCCTGTGGAAGGCGAGCCGGAAGTTGCGCGCGTCCGAGCCTCCGCCCGTGGACGAGGAGCGGCGGCGCTTTCTCGCGCGCACGGTGGCGGGGGGCGCCGCCTTCACGGGGGGCACGACGGCCGCGTACGGGAGCTGGCGCGCCTTCTCGGCGCCCGAGGTGACCGAGCGGGTGATCCGCATTCCCAAGCTGCCCAAGGCCCTGGAGGGCCTGAGCATCGTGCAGCTCACGGACATCCACGTGGGGGTGTACATCCAGCGCCGCT from Melittangium boletus DSM 14713 includes the following:
- a CDS encoding class I SAM-dependent methyltransferase, whose protein sequence is MSEADRQRWNLRYRERTDSGLQEPSGFLRSLDERLPRGGRALDVAGGAGQDALWLARRGLDVTLVDVSDAALERATASAHEAGLPLRTLRLDLEEAPLPPGPFDVVLCLNYLWRPLFAAFPGALAPGGLLVFAQPTRSNLRRHAHPSARFLLEDGELPRLLQGVEILSYTEDWTEAGRHEARLVARA